TGAATTTAGATGTTAAAATGTTTGTAACTCATGCTGGATACAGTGACCATGGTGATGGTTCAAGCCATCAGGCCTTAGAAGACATCGCCTTAATGAGAGTCTTACCAAATATGAAAGTTATAGTACCTGCGGATCCTAAGGATATTGAGAGGAGCCTTCCTGTTATTATTAAGGAAAGAGGTCCTATATATTATAGAATGGGAAGAGATTACTCTCCACCTATTACTGTGGGCCAAGAATATGATTTTAAAATTGGAAAAGCTTATGTGATAAAGGAGGGTAGTGATTTAGTAATTATGGGTGCTGGTGTAGTATTATGGGATGCATTAAAGGCAGCAGAAGAATTAGAGAAGATGGGCATTAGTACAGCTGTAATAAACTTATTCTCTATTAAACCAATAGATGAGGATACTATAGAATATTATGCGAGGAAAACTGGTCGAGTTATTACAATTGAAGAACATAGTATATATGGCGGAATAGGCTCTGCGGTAGCGGAGGTGTTAGTAAAACGATATCCAGTACCAATGAGATTCATTGGAGCGACAACTTTTGGTAGGTCAGCTAGAAGTCAGAGAGATTTGCTTGACTATTATAATATTAATTATAAAAGTATTATAAGGGAGGCAATTGATTTAGTGAAGTAAATGAGTGAGGAACTAGCAAGGCTAAGGAAAGAGATAGATAAAGTAGATGAACAATTGATAAAACTTCTTTCATATCGTTTTGAATTATCTAGAAAAATCGGGAAAATAAAGGCTGAAGCTAATATAACTGTTACTGACGAAGATCGTGAGTTAAAAGTTAAAGAAAATTGGTTAATGAATGCGAAAAAATATAATATTCCTGATAGTTTCATAGAAGCTATCTTACCTATAATTTTTTCCTATTCTAAACTTATGCAAATTAATGCTGGAGATAAAGAGAGAATTGTAATTTACGGATACGGTGGCATGGCAAGATCGTTAACTTCAATATTATCATTAGCTGGACATGAAATAGTAATTAGTGGGAGAGATTTAAATAAAGCAGAAAAATTAGCTAAGCAGTTTAATTGTGTAAGTATGCCTATCACGCAAGTAATTAACTGGGGTGAGATATTTATTTTGTCAATTCCACCTTTAGCAATTATTGAAAACTCAAACAATTTCATTACTAAACTTAACGGTAAAATTGTACTTGATATTAGCTCTTCTAAGGCTAAAATATTTAAATATTTAGAAGATTTATCTAAAAAATTTAGTTTTAAATATATTTCTTTACATCCTCTTTTCGGACCAATAGACTATCCAGTAGGTGAAAGAATAGTTATAATACCATCAGAATCAAGCTCTAAGGATGACTTAAAAAGAATAGAAAAATTATTTAGAAACGCTGGATTAGTACCAGTTTTATCTAATGTAGAAACTCATGAAAAAGCCATGGCTATTGTTCAAGTTCTCACTCATTATTACCTTTTGGGTCTTTTAAATTCAATAAATGTCTTATCTAGTTATCTTAAGATAGACTTTAATGATTTTCAGACTACTAATTTTAAAGAGATAAATAAAGTGTTAAAAAGAATAAAGGATTTAGAAGATGTGATTTTAGAGATACAAGAGCAAAATCCCTATTCTTATGAAGTGAGAAATATAGGATTAGAAGAACTTAAAAAAGTTAAAGAAAGACTAGACAGAGGTAAGGTAAAATGATGTTATATATTTTAAAAGATAAGAAAGATTATTCTCTATTAAAAGAGAAGTTAAATCAGTCTTCTGCTTCATTTAAGTTACTCAATTTATACGGAAAAAATCTAATATTAGCGTGGCCAGATCAATATGTAAAAAACATCAGTGATGAAAGCATAGAGGTTGCAATAGAGGTAAAGAAGCCATACGTACTTTCAAGTAATGAGTGGAAAAAGGAACCTACAATAGTAAATATAGGCGATGTTAACATAGGTAGTAATAAAATTGTAGTAGCTGCTGGTCCTTGTGCTGTAGAAAGCGAAGAGCAAGTAGAGACAGTGGCTAAAGCCGTGAAAAGGGCAGGAGCTTCTTTATTAAGAGGTGGGGCATACAAACCTAGGACTAGTCCTTATTCATTTCAAGGGTTAGGTGAAGAAGGGATTAGAATTTTAAGAAAGGTAGGAGATGAAGTAGGCATGCCTATTGTCACAGAAATAATGGACACTAGGGACTCTCTTATATTTAAGAACTATGTTGACATGATCCAAATAGGAGCTAGGAACGCTCAAAATTTTTCTCTATTAAGAGAAGTTGGAAAATTAGGAAAGCCAGTTTTATTAAAAAGAGGATTAGGCAATACAGTAGAAGAATGGCTTCAGGCTGCAGAATACATATTATTTGAAGGTAATGGAAACGTAGTATTATGTGAGAGAGGAATTAGAACTTTTGAAAGATCAACTAGATTTACGTTAGATATAGGAGGTATGGTTGCAGCAAAGCTTATGACCCATTTGCCAATTTGTGCTGACCCTAGCCATCCTGCGGGTAAAAGGGAGCTTGTACACTCGCTGGCATTAGCAGCAGTAGCTGCAGGTGCGGATATGTTATTAATAGAAGTTCATCCAACACCGGAAAAAGCTTTAAGTGATGCTGAACAACAGTTAACGCCAGAATCCTTTGAAATCCTTATGAATAGAATTAAATCCTTAGCTAAGGCCTTAGGTAGAGATGCATGAGGGAAATATTTGAAAATGTGTGTTGTTCTGATGTTAAGATCATAGTAGGCGAAGGTTCTTTAAGTAAATTATCTGAGTTAGGAGATAACAATGTGGCTGTAATTTATTCTAAACAAATTGATATAGGAAAGGTAATGTACTATTTACCGAATGCGTATTATATTCCTATTAATGATGGCGAAGAAGCTAAGGATTTATCTAATGTTATAAACATTATACGTGAATTATTTAATAGGAATTTTGATAGAGGCGATTATATAGTAGCTGTAGGCGGGGGTACTGTTACTGATGTAGCTGGTTTTGTATCTTCAATATATCTAAGGGGTATTAATTTAGTTAACGTTCCTACTACGCTTTTAGGTATGGTTGATGCAGCAATAGGTGGTAAGAACGGGATCAATTTCAACAACATTAAAAATGTAATTGGCACTTTTTATCAACCATACATGATTATTTCTGATATTTCGTTTTTGGAAACTTTATCATTAGAGGAATTAAGAAAAGGCCTTGCAGAGGTAATAAAATATGGATTAACTTTAGATAAGGATTTATATGATTATTTATCTTTAAATAATGATAAGATATTAAATAAAGATAAAGAATCTTTGGAGGAGATAATATATAGATCATCTCTTAATAAAATTAGAATTGTAAAAGAAGATGAAAAAGAACTTAAAGGTATTAGAATAGTTTTAAATTTTGGCCATACAATAGGTCATGCTATTGAAGCTGGATCGAAATTTAAGGTTTCCCATGGTTACGCAATTTCTGTCGGTATGGTTTGCGAAGCAAAGATGGCTGAAGAACTCGGTTACGCAGAAGAGGGAGTTGTAGAAGATGTTTTATGGTTAGTACAATTATATGGATTACCTTATGACATATCACAACTAAATGTGAATATTAATATCAATGAAGCCTTAAAAGCTATTGAAATGGATAAAAAACATAGGGGCAATTTGCTACTAATGCCTTTTCCAACTAGGATAGGTAGCTGGAAAAAAGTAGAAGTACCAATAGAGACAGTAAAGGGGTTTGCTGAGCAGTGCTTGAAATAAATTATGATACTAAGATATTTGGGGTAATAGGTAAAGATATTAAATACACGTTATCTCCTTATATACATAACTTTTCCTTTAATCTTTTAGGTATTAACGCGGTTTATCTGGTTTTTGATTTAAGTGAGGAAAAATTTAACAAAGCAATTAATAGTTTATTGGAAATAGCTGAAGGATTAAATGTTACTATCCCCTATAAGGAAAAAGTAATTGCACATCTAAACGGAATGGATGAGATTAGTAAAAAAATAGGTGCAGTAAATACAATATTTAGAAAAAATGGTTATAATACAGATTATATAGCCGTAAAGAGTTTAGTAAATGAAAAGTTTGGGAATTTAAGTGGTTTTAATTGCTATATATACGGTGCAGGTGGAGCAGCAAAAGCTTCATCATACGCACTTGCTGAATTAGGCTGCTTCATAAATATTATTAATAGAACAAAATCAAGGGCAATTGAGTTAGTTGAAAATCTAAATAAAAACGGATTTAACGCTTTGGTTAAGGAAGATTGTGAAGATAATGGTTT
The genomic region above belongs to Saccharolobus caldissimus and contains:
- a CDS encoding transketolase family protein: MMQGNLYSMRETFGKLLAELGETEKDLIVITADVGDSTRAMYFREKFKDRYFNVGISEQDMVNFAAGLAAVGKKPAIVNFAMFLMRAWEQIRNSVARMNLDVKMFVTHAGYSDHGDGSSHQALEDIALMRVLPNMKVIVPADPKDIERSLPVIIKERGPIYYRMGRDYSPPITVGQEYDFKIGKAYVIKEGSDLVIMGAGVVLWDALKAAEELEKMGISTAVINLFSIKPIDEDTIEYYARKTGRVITIEEHSIYGGIGSAVAEVLVKRYPVPMRFIGATTFGRSARSQRDLLDYYNINYKSIIREAIDLVK
- a CDS encoding chorismate mutase; this translates as MSEELARLRKEIDKVDEQLIKLLSYRFELSRKIGKIKAEANITVTDEDRELKVKENWLMNAKKYNIPDSFIEAILPIIFSYSKLMQINAGDKERIVIYGYGGMARSLTSILSLAGHEIVISGRDLNKAEKLAKQFNCVSMPITQVINWGEIFILSIPPLAIIENSNNFITKLNGKIVLDISSSKAKIFKYLEDLSKKFSFKYISLHPLFGPIDYPVGERIVIIPSESSSKDDLKRIEKLFRNAGLVPVLSNVETHEKAMAIVQVLTHYYLLGLLNSINVLSSYLKIDFNDFQTTNFKEINKVLKRIKDLEDVILEIQEQNPYSYEVRNIGLEELKKVKERLDRGKVK
- the aroF gene encoding 3-deoxy-7-phosphoheptulonate synthase, which produces MMLYILKDKKDYSLLKEKLNQSSASFKLLNLYGKNLILAWPDQYVKNISDESIEVAIEVKKPYVLSSNEWKKEPTIVNIGDVNIGSNKIVVAAGPCAVESEEQVETVAKAVKRAGASLLRGGAYKPRTSPYSFQGLGEEGIRILRKVGDEVGMPIVTEIMDTRDSLIFKNYVDMIQIGARNAQNFSLLREVGKLGKPVLLKRGLGNTVEEWLQAAEYILFEGNGNVVLCERGIRTFERSTRFTLDIGGMVAAKLMTHLPICADPSHPAGKRELVHSLALAAVAAGADMLLIEVHPTPEKALSDAEQQLTPESFEILMNRIKSLAKALGRDA
- the aroB gene encoding 3-dehydroquinate synthase: MREIFENVCCSDVKIIVGEGSLSKLSELGDNNVAVIYSKQIDIGKVMYYLPNAYYIPINDGEEAKDLSNVINIIRELFNRNFDRGDYIVAVGGGTVTDVAGFVSSIYLRGINLVNVPTTLLGMVDAAIGGKNGINFNNIKNVIGTFYQPYMIISDISFLETLSLEELRKGLAEVIKYGLTLDKDLYDYLSLNNDKILNKDKESLEEIIYRSSLNKIRIVKEDEKELKGIRIVLNFGHTIGHAIEAGSKFKVSHGYAISVGMVCEAKMAEELGYAEEGVVEDVLWLVQLYGLPYDISQLNVNININEALKAIEMDKKHRGNLLLMPFPTRIGSWKKVEVPIETVKGFAEQCLK
- a CDS encoding shikimate dehydrogenase family protein → MLEINYDTKIFGVIGKDIKYTLSPYIHNFSFNLLGINAVYLVFDLSEEKFNKAINSLLEIAEGLNVTIPYKEKVIAHLNGMDEISKKIGAVNTIFRKNGYNTDYIAVKSLVNEKFGNLSGFNCYIYGAGGAAKASSYALAELGCFINIINRTKSRAIELVENLNKNGFNALVKEDCEDNGLVIVNATPYSQIVPERCAKKANLVIDFVYKPVETDLIKIARNNNISFINGLEILVRQAMEAEKIWFNKSVPDEKIIEYLYARKLVW